A stretch of DNA from Aliarcobacter thereius LMG 24486:
ATTTATATCAATTATAAATTCTACTGTTCATTCTATTTTATCTTTAGTTGAAAATAGTAGTGATGAAACATCAAAAGAGTCTATTTTACTTAGTTCAATATTTCAAAATTACTTTAAAGATCAAAAAGATTTAACTCTTGAAGAACTAATAAATTTAATCGTTGCTCCACCATTTTCAAAAATTGGAGTATTTGATTTAGAAACATTCTTTTCAAAAAATGATAGATTGAAATTTGCCCTTAATCTAAATAAAATAATTGCTAGTCCTTCATTTAGCTCTTGGATAGAAGGAGAATCTCTAGATATTTCAAAACTCTTGTTAAAAGAGAATAATAAATCAAAAGTAAATATATTTTCAATTGCACACTTAAATGACAAAGAGAGAATGTTTTTCGTAACAATTTTATTAAATCAAATATTAACTTGGATGAGAAGACAAGAAGGAACAAGCTCTTTAAAAGCTCTACTTTATATGGATGAAATTTTTGGATACTTTCCTCCTCAAGCGAATCCACCCTCAAAACAACCAATGCTTACTCTTCTAAAACAAGCAAGAGGTTTTGGAGTTGGAATTATTTTATCAACACAAAATCCAGTTGATATTGATTATAAAGGTTTAAGTAATATAGGAACTTGGTTTATTGGAAAACTACAAACTAAACAAGATATAAGTAAGGTTTTAGATGGAATGAGTACTGCAAGTGATGAATTATTTGATAAATCTTCTTTAGAAAAAGCAATTCAGAATTTAGCAAAACGAAATTTTATTTTAAAAAATATAAATGAAAAATCACTAAAAATATTTGAAACAAGATGGGCTTTATCTTATTTAAAAGGACCTCTGTCTAAGAATGCTATTTCATTTTTAATGAAAGATAAAAAAAGTGATTTAAATCAAAAAAAAGAATCTTTTACAGATGAAATTAATTTGATTGATATAACAAAAGGAAAATCAAAACCAATTTTTACAAATGATTTAAAAGAATTTTTTGAATATAAATCTCAAAATAATGCTTATTATATGCAAGCTTATTTACTTTTATCTTCAAAAATTCATTTTATAAATAGTTCAAGAAATATAGATTTACAAAAAGAGTTAAGTTATAAAATATATTTAAATGAAAAAGATACAGAAATAAACTTTGAAGAACTAGAAGAGATAAATATAAATATTTTTGAAACAAAAGAGAAATCAAATAGCTTTTTTTATGAAGTTCCAAGCTTTATCTTAAATCAAAAAGACTTAAAAAATATAGAGAGAAGTTTTACTGATTTTTTATATAGAAATATAAATTTAACTCTATATAAAAATGATTCCTTAAAATTATTTTCAAAACAAAATGAGAGCTTAGAAGATTTCAAATTAAGAGTTCAAGACAGATTAAATGAAAATATTGATTCTAAAATAGAAGATTTAAAAATAAAATTTGAAAAAGAGAACTCATTATTAGAAAAAAATCTATCAAAACTTGATTTAAAACTACAAAAAGAGAAACAAGAACTTATTTCAAGTTCTACAAATACTATTATTTCTATTGCAAGTTCAGTTTTAGGAGCTTTTTTTGGAAATAAAAAACTCAGTTCAAGTAAAATAAATAGTGGATCAAGAAACTCAACAAAAATTTTAAAAGATAAAAATGATTTAAATAATGTACAAAATGAGATTAATATTTTAAAAGATCAACAAATATATTTACAGAACATATTGAAAGAGAAAATAGAATTGATAAATGAAAATAATAATTTAGATAAATTCCCAATTGAAGAATATATTATAAAACCAAAAAGATCTGATATTTTTAATACAAATATTAATATTTTATGGATTGAACAATAATAAAAACCTACTTAAGCTACATTTAACCTTCAATTGCTTATAATTCCACTCCTTTTTGATAAGTATTTATCAAAAATGCGGGAGTAGCTCAGTTGGCTAGAGCTTCTGCCTTCCAAGCAGACTGTCGCGAGTTCGAGTCTCGTCTCCCGCTCCACTTTTTCAAGTGAAGTTCTTTATTATCGCGGAATAGAGCAGCTAGGTAGCTCGTCGGGCTCATAACCCGAAGGTCATAGGTTCAAATCCTATTTCCGCAACCAATTTTATGTCAAGGTAGCTCAGCTGGTTAGAGCGCTGGTCTCATAAGCCGGAGGTCGAGGGTTCGAGTCCCTCTCTTGACACCACTTTTTTTAGGTGCTGGTGTAGCTCAGTTGGCTAGAGCAGCTGATTTGTAATCAGCAGGTCGGGGGTTCAACTCCCTTCACCAGCTCCACTTATTTATAACCTTTTGGGGTATCGCCAAGCGGTAAGGCAACGGTTTTTGGTACCGTCACTCGAAGGTTCGAATCCTTCTACCCCATCCAATTTTTTAAATCTTATTAAATAACTTTATATATTAATTAGCGAAGTTTGAACTCCTCTAATTTATACTTATTTATTAAAAGAAGAAGAAACTATTGATAAAAACTCATCTTTTGTTATCAATAAAACTACAATTAACTATAACTACTTTAAAAGCCCTATTATACGGCATTACTATTTACTTTATTTTCATAAATAGATATAATTAATTTTAATTAACGATATAAATCCACACTTTTTTTATAAAAAAGTACAAAAAGTGTGGATTGTACTCTAAAGGTCTAAAAATGGGTGTTTATAAAGCTTTTAAAATAAAACTATCAAATGGTACAGCTTCTGGAATGTATCTATTAGCAAATGAAGATGAAATTAAATTTGATAAAGATGGAAATAGCAGATCTCCATCTGGAAGAGCTTATAAAATACAAATTGAAGTTGAAGCTGTTTATAAGAATAGAAGAAAAAGAGGTAAAAAGACATTCTCTATTCCAGCAGGTACTTCAATTGTTAAAGCTGTCCAATCTCTTCAAGGTAAGAAAAATGAAATGATAAATACTCTTAAAGAAAAAGGTACTTTAAGAGTTGAAAAAATAATCATTTCAGATATAAAACAAACTCAAGGTAATTTCTTTGATTGTTGGTTATCTTACTATGATACACAATTAGCTACAGATAAAATAAAAACTTCTACTTACGAAACATATAAAAATACTTTTGATACATATTTAAAGCCTTTGCATAAAATGCAAATTAAAGATATTACAATTAAAGATATACAAAATATTATAAATCATGCTTTAAGTAAAAATAAATCCCCTGCAACTATTTCTAGGATAAAGCCTACTATAAAACCTTTATTAGAATATTACGATGTAATTTTAAATTGGAAAAAACTAATCGAACCAAAAGTTGATAATGAAAGAAAATATAAGAAATCAGCAGAAGAGACAAAAGCTATAATAAATAAACTATTAACTTATGAGCATCCAGAAATTAGAGCAATTTTTCATTTTTCATTAACAGGAAGAAGAATATCAGAAATTTTGGCTTTAAAATATGAGAATATAAATTGGGAGAACAATACATATTTAATACCTAAAGAGAGTGTAAAAACAAGAAAAGATATAGAATTTAAATTAATTCCTTCTTTAGTAGAAGCAATCAAATCAAGAGGTGAAGTAAAAAAATCTGGGTATGTGTTTTCTATAAAAAGAGAATGGGTTTGGGTAAATTTCAAAAGATGTATGGCTGAACTTAATATATTTGATTTAAACTTACATGATTTAAGAAGTTTAGTAGCACAAACAGCACTTGACAATGGAGCAAATATATATGATGTATCTGCCCTACTTGCACACTCAAATATCGCAACTACTGAGAAAAGATATGTAGATAAAAATAAAGACCATGCTCAAAAAGCACTTGATAAGTTTACTAGTGCAACAAATCTTTTGCTAAATGAAGAAATAATTGATGTAGAAGTCGAAGATGACCATTATTTAACTATAAAAAAACTTTATCCAAATGCAACAGATGAACAGATTAAAAAAGCTATGAATATATTAGAACCTATCAAAATTCAATAATCTATTAATATGATACGATTAATTTTTATAATCGGCTCATTTTATGATACTATTATAATAATTATTAGGCTCAAAGGTAAAATATGAAAGAGAACATTATAAAATGGATATGGCAACATAAAGATTATCCAAATTTTAAATATAACAAATCACAATTAACTGATTTACTTACTAAAATTGAATACAATAGAGGAATACTTGATGGTATTTCAAAACTATTTAGTAGTGATGATATCGTTAAAATGGAAATTGAAACATTAACTAACGAAGCTATTAATACTTCTTTAATAGAGGGTGAGATTCTAAAAAGAGAAAGTGTTCATTCTTCTTTTAGAAAAAAACTAGATAAAGATTTTGATGCAAGAAATGATAAGTATTCAACAGTTGCAACTGATAATTTAGTTGAAATCTTAATAGATTCAAATTTAAATAAAAGTGATTTAATTATAGATAGGCTACATGGTTGGCATAACTGTCTTTTTGAACATACACAATATAGCAAACTAAATAAAATTGATATTGCAAAATTTAGAAGTCATAGTGATATGGAAGTAATCTCAGGAGCAATTGGACATGAGAAAGTTCATTATAAAGCAATTCCTGTAGAAAATATTAAAGAAGATATTAAAAACTTTTTAAAATATTGTAATGAAAGTTCTGAAAATATCTATATAAAAGCAGCGATAGTTCATATTTGGTTTGTAATTATACATCCTTATGATGATGGAAATGGAAGAATTGCTAGAGCTATTACGGATTATGTTTTATCTAAAAATAGTTCAAATACACAATTTAAGTTATACTCTATTTCAACTGCAATTAATAAAGATAGAAAAGCTTATTATAATATTTTAGATAAAACTACTAACTTATTTCTAAATAAAGAGTTTGATCTTACTCCTTGGCTTATTTGGCATTTAAACATATTAAACAATGCTATGAAAGAAGCCCTAAAAGACATTGAATATCTTATACAAAAAACAAAATTTTGGGATAAACATAGAAATAAAGCTCTAAATGAAAGACAAATAAAAGTTTTAAATAAAATACTAGATGTTGGAAATGATAATTTTGAAGGTGGATTAAATACAAAAAAATATATATCTTTAACAAAAATCAGTAAAGCTACTGCTGTTAGGGACATAACTGCTCTTGTAGAATTTGGATGTATAAAACAAATATTTGGTACTGCTGGTAGAAATGTTAGGTATGAGATTAATTTATAGGGATGGGGAGTGTTCAAGTTTTTGAACACTCCCAATACTCCTGAATACTTCTAAACATTAAGCTTATTTATATGTATCTAATGTCTTTACTTGTTCATTTAATATTTGCTGTAAATCTTCTATAGTGTATCTCTTTTGATATACAAAACCTTTTATTGGTCTATTTATTCTTCCTATATTATTAATATTAAGATATGTACTTTTTATATTAGATTCTTTTAATTCTTCTATATAACTTTTAAGAAATATAATGTTCTGCTCTACTACCCATACTTTTACCCTAAAAGCTTCTTTTGAAATATCTTCTCTTTTTAATCCAATTAATTTGTGTTCTCCATCTACAAAATTAGCAAGTAACTCAAAATCATTTATAAATTCTATCTGCTTATCTATTGGTAACATTAATATTATGAAATTAAATGACTCTTCAGTCCCATCAAAAACTGTCATTTTTTTATATACACTTCGAATAGAAAATAAAATAACAATAATAACTATAATAATTACAATAACTTTCTTCATATTAATCCTTTATTATAAATATTGGTATAGCCAAGGAAAACTTTGACTCAATAAGTTTCCTACAACCCCATATTCAATTGACATAGCATAATATCTTATTTCTACTTTTAAGCTATCTGCTACCCAATCATCCATGAAGTTATTATACTCTTCTATTAAACATTCTTTTGTTTTACAATTATCTAAATTTTTAGCTAATAAATAAAGACTTTCTTCATATTTAATTAATTGCTTTTTATTATCCATATTTTCAAAAGAGAATTTTTTAGAATTCTCTTTTATAATTTTATTTATATTATTTGATATTTGTTCTTTCGATATAGAGCTATTAATAATAGGATATTTTGGTACAGACAATATCATATATATTGGTATAGAAATAATAATTGATGTAAGAATCAATGATGTTATTAATCTATTAATCATATCTAATCCTAGTTATAACAATATGCACTTGGAGCTGAATCTATTGCATATCTTGGAATATAATTTGATTTATCATCATAAAATTGTCCATAAAACGAATTATACAGTAAAAACTTATTTTTTTCTACAGATTTAATTGTAAAAACAACTGTAGCCTTTCCATCTTTCATTTTTACAACATTATCCCCTATTCCTAATTTATTTACTTCTTTTTTAGCATTTGCTAACCATTTATCACAAGACTTTTTAACTTTTGCTCTATCTTTTTTTTCTTTTTCTTCTTCTCTCTTTTGCTTTTCAATTTTTTCTTTTTGTTTGATTAATTCTGATTGTCTAGATTCATAACTAGAATAACAAGCTTTAATATATAGTTCATATCTTGGTAAAGAATATATTATATTATTTTCAAATGAAAAAGAACCAAATTCTGACAAATAATCAATATATTCTTTACTAATATATTTTGAACTAAATTCTTTTTCTTTTTTCTTATATATACTAGTTGTTGTATAAGAATAATATTTTGAATCAAGAATAAGTTTTTCTCGCATATCTTTAATTATTTTACCATCTTCTTGTAATTCTTCATATAGTTTCTCTCTATTTTTATATTTTTCATCTATTGTCTTTAATGAATCAGATTTTTTTAATGCATATTTATCAAAAAATCTTATTACCAATGAGAAGTATTCATCAATTGCCAAGTAATATTGCTCTTCTGTTAACATATTTAATTGTTTTTTCCTTTCTTGTTCTTCTTTTTGTTTTTTTACATATGCAGCTTCTTCTGCAAGACTCTCAAATTTTGGCATTGGTAATTCATTTGCACTTGAAAATGCTATAAAAACTAATACTAAAAGTAATTTTTTCATGTTAATCCTCTCTATTTTTATTTTCTCTTGTTATGACAAGTTGTAAGAAAAATTCTATCTTAATAAACTTAAAACTTGCTACTACAAGTCTTAGGAGATTAAAATTGAAACATATTGATGAAATAGATGATACTTATATAAACAACTATCATAAGATTATTGGAGAAAATGTAAAAAGAATAAGAAAGGAAAAAGGATTAAGCCAACTTGATTTATCCCATAGAATTGGTCATAAATCTGTAAGTATAATATCTTGTGCAGAGATAAACCATAAAAATAATAGATTTAATATAGAACACTTGCTAAAAATAGCTTATGTATTAGAAGTTGATGTTTGTGAGTTTTTTAGAAAATGAAATTATTAAAATCTTCTATATAATTAATTATTGAATATTCTTACTAAAATTGGATATTGTATATTAATTTTCAAGTAACTTTAAAAATAAATTTAAATTTACAGATGATTTATTTCCCAACGACCAGATTTAAGACTTCCAACTCTTATTAATCTATTTTGTTCTTTTAGTTTTGCTATATTTAATATTAAAACTCTAAAAGAATTATTTAAAATAATCATCTTATATTATTATATAGAATTATCATCTTCCATAACATCCCAAAAATCACTATCTAATTTTTTAATCTCTATTATTTGTTCTGTTTGCATACCTAAAGAATAATCATAAATATATTTTGCTAACTGTTCTCCATCAATAAGAACTAATGTTGTACTATTATTTAATTTATTTACATATTCAATAGCATTTTTATTGAAACTTGACGTAGTAATAAATACACCTTTATTCGATTGTGCAACAGCTAACGCTCCTACAAATTTGTTTAAATCTTCTCTTCCAATTTTATTATCTCTTTGATATCTTTTTGCTTGAATATATATTCTTCCAAAGCCTAAAACATCTTCTTTTATAATTCCATCTATTCCATTATCGTTTGTATATTGTGTAACTTCACCAGAATTTTGTATCTCACCACCATAACCCATCTTTTGTAAAAGTGTTACTACAAGTTTTTCAAATTCTCTAGGTGTTTTACTAATTATAGTATCTAATATGTCATTATAAATTTTATTTTTTATCTTTTCAAAAGATAATTCTATAGTTTCTGAGGGTGTCATATCACTAATAGAAATATTTAAATTTTCAGTTTGTAAATTTTGATTTGGTAAATTATTTTTGTCTTGATTCCTTATTCTAATTTGTTCAGCTATATATTCATTTATTTTATCAGGATTATTCAAAATTTTATTACCATCTTCTGTAATCTCATAATATGCCCTTTTAGGTTTACTAACTAAACCACTCATATTTAAATAGCTTAATGCCCAAGATATTCGGTCATAGAACATCTTAGCATTTCCAGATTCATACATTTGATTTAATTCTTCTTCTGTAAGATTAAAATTTTTTGAAAGTGGAATTTCAAACTCTTTTAATTTCAATAAACCTTTTTCTTTCAAAAGTTTAAGAGCTGGTAATCTTAGTTCATCATGTGTAGGTATTGGCATAAAATATATCCTTAGTGTTTTTGTTATAAATCATTATTCTTTAATATATCACTTATAATTTGAGACAAACCAGGACTATTTAACTTAGTTTGATACTCTACATTTACACCCATTTCACGCAATTTTTTGAAAAATGCTTCGGCACTTTTTATCTGTAGCTTTTCTTTGTCGCTTATCTCACTAAAGGTATCATACCCTTTGGTTTCGACTACAAAATACAACTCTTTTTTATCATCTGTTTCTATCACATACCCAAAATCTGGGTTATAATGTCTTCCATGAGCCGTAGGAATATTCACTTTAGGAAGTTTCCCAAATACAATGATTTGCTTATGGGTAGATTCATCTATAGTAGTCTTTTCAATTTTACTATCTACTTCCATAAAATCTTCATCATAGATTGACCTTTCTCTTACATTTTTTGATTTTATTTTGTAAGTTTCACCACCTAGACTTCCTTCTAGTATAAACTCTCCTAAATTATTTGCTCTTATCTCTTTTAAATCATACGATATTTTATTGATGATGGTTTCGTATATGGCACTTATTAGTTGTTCTTCTATTTTTTTAAGTGCTACATTCTCATTTTGAGGGATTAACTCAAACTTCTCTTTTTGTATCCCACCTAGCACTTTAGCAATAGTTTGCATACTAAGTTTGGTATTGTTTGCCAATGCTTTAATAAACTCATAGAGTGTAAAAATAGAGTGAGTTTCAACCGTTACGGTATCGTTTTGGTTATCGTGCTTTGCTTTATCTTCAACATTTTTATCTCTTTTTATAATAATATCTTGTCCGTTTATCTCAAAGTTTGCATCTATTTTCACTATCGCTGATTTGATTAAAGTATCACTATCAATATCATATTTTACAACGGCATCATAGTTGAGATTATCCCAAAGAGCTTTAAACTTTTTAAAGTTTTCTTGATGAATTTTAATTTTACCTTTATCTTTTTTACCACTTCTATCTTTGGCTTTGATTCTATTGGATGTTTTAAAGAAACTGTCAAAATACTCTTTTAACTTTTTACTATCACATCCCTTTACCTCTAATAACTCTAGCTCTTTTGATCTTAAGCTATACTCCTCTTTTGAAATAGAAATTTCGCTCATATCATCTTCATCAATAGTGATAAACCCCTTCTCTTCAAGTTCATCAAGTAGTTTCACAGCAGCCCTAGGAGTGGAAGCGATATGATTTTGTGTCATGACATCTTCGTTAAAAAGTTTTGAAACTTGTCTTACACTATTTTGGCTTATCTCTTTTTGTATTGAGCTTACAAAATCACTTTCCGTTGATGGAACAACTACAAAAAGCTCATTGACAAACTCAAAATGGCTATCATCTCTAGTTATTCTTTTTCCTTCTTGATTGACTGCTAATCTCAATCCACGACCTATTTGTTGCAATTTAGATATTTCAGAATTACTAGGAGCTAATTTACAAAGTGTCATTACATTTGGATTATCCCATCCTTCTTGTAAAGCCCATTGAGAAAATATAAATCTAAGATCACTATCAAAACTTAATAATTCTTCTTTTTTATTTAAAATTAGCTCAATGGCTTCTGCTTCATCTCCCTCTTTTTTAGACTTTGCAAAATATCCACTGTGTACTTCTTTTACAGAATCTTTTGTTTTCAAAAGATATTTTTTATAATCTTCATCTAAATTATCTTTTTTTAAAATTTGTTCTAAATTTTTTAAATATAAAGTTTCAAAAAGCAGTGCTAACTTTCCATTAATTCCTTCATCTGTCAAATACTTATCAACTCTATCTATAAAAAACAGACAAAGTGATTTTATATTCAGTTTAAATAATTCTTCTTCTCTTTCAAAATGATTTTTTATAGCAGTATCAACAATAACTTTTTGCATTTCATCAAGAAGCACACCATAGCTCTCACTCTCTCCCAAAAGTATTGAAATACCATTTGTAAATATCACTTCATTTTTAGTAATTTTCTCAACTATATAACTATTTAAATACTCTATCCCTACTTTTTCTCCTAAGTTCTCACCATGCTTTAATTCAGTAGGTTTTGGTTTAAAATTAATATCTTTATATTCTATTTTCGCTACATAATCTTTTTGATTAGTCCCTTTTACTTCTTTAAGACCTATAGTATGATTATCTACATTTTCATTTCCAACAGTATCAACTGTTATAGCCTTTACAAGTCCACGACTAAATGCATCTACACTATCAAGAGTATATATAAGATTTTTATATTCATCACCTTTAAAAGTAGCACCAAATCTTAATGTAAAAAGAGCATTAAACTCTTTTAGATATTTTGCTGTTTGTTTTCCCTCAAATCTATGTGGTTCATCTATAATTATTACAGGTCTTAAATGTCCTATTGCTTGCATATAACTTCGAGAACGACCAATAAGAGTTTGTTCTATTTTGTTTTTATTAATACTATTTGTTGCTTTGTTAAATGATTGATAAGTCGATACCAAAACAGAGATATTTTGACTACTTGCATTTATATAATTTAAAACAGTTTTTTCACTATAGTTATAAACTGATATTTGTTTACCGTACTCTTTTGTAAAAAACTCTTTTGTAATATTTATATTTTTAATAGTACCTTGTCGAATTGGATTTGAAGGCACTAAGATTATGAACTTACAAAGTCCATAATCTCTATTCAGCCTATATATTGATTCTAAAAATGTAAAAGTTTTTCCAGTACCTGTTTCCATTAAAGTATCTATAACAAGCTCATCTTTAATAGAAGTATCACCAATATTTACTTTATTTAATTCTCTAACCTTTGTAATATTATTTACTAATGTACTTTTTGAAGCTTGTAAATCAAAGGATGGATTACTTTTCTTATTATCATTTGGTTTAAATGCTAT
This window harbors:
- a CDS encoding ATP-binding protein, encoding MNSTFDYENFKLFFIGKEKVNDEFIPLVYQNKDLLTHAIILGMTGSGKTGLGITLLEEASIDEIPSIIIDPKGDMTNLLLNFPNLDAKDFEPWLDENEFSNNNLSKEEYAKILSETYKKGITKDFQELNRIQKLKDSSDFTIFTPGSNAGVQISILSSFKAPSKEILEDNELFISIINSTVHSILSLVENSSDETSKESILLSSIFQNYFKDQKDLTLEELINLIVAPPFSKIGVFDLETFFSKNDRLKFALNLNKIIASPSFSSWIEGESLDISKLLLKENNKSKVNIFSIAHLNDKERMFFVTILLNQILTWMRRQEGTSSLKALLYMDEIFGYFPPQANPPSKQPMLTLLKQARGFGVGIILSTQNPVDIDYKGLSNIGTWFIGKLQTKQDISKVLDGMSTASDELFDKSSLEKAIQNLAKRNFILKNINEKSLKIFETRWALSYLKGPLSKNAISFLMKDKKSDLNQKKESFTDEINLIDITKGKSKPIFTNDLKEFFEYKSQNNAYYMQAYLLLSSKIHFINSSRNIDLQKELSYKIYLNEKDTEINFEELEEININIFETKEKSNSFFYEVPSFILNQKDLKNIERSFTDFLYRNINLTLYKNDSLKLFSKQNESLEDFKLRVQDRLNENIDSKIEDLKIKFEKENSLLEKNLSKLDLKLQKEKQELISSSTNTIISIASSVLGAFFGNKKLSSSKINSGSRNSTKILKDKNDLNNVQNEINILKDQQIYLQNILKEKIELINENNNLDKFPIEEYIIKPKRSDIFNTNINILWIEQ
- a CDS encoding tyrosine-type recombinase/integrase, translating into MGVYKAFKIKLSNGTASGMYLLANEDEIKFDKDGNSRSPSGRAYKIQIEVEAVYKNRRKRGKKTFSIPAGTSIVKAVQSLQGKKNEMINTLKEKGTLRVEKIIISDIKQTQGNFFDCWLSYYDTQLATDKIKTSTYETYKNTFDTYLKPLHKMQIKDITIKDIQNIINHALSKNKSPATISRIKPTIKPLLEYYDVILNWKKLIEPKVDNERKYKKSAEETKAIINKLLTYEHPEIRAIFHFSLTGRRISEILALKYENINWENNTYLIPKESVKTRKDIEFKLIPSLVEAIKSRGEVKKSGYVFSIKREWVWVNFKRCMAELNIFDLNLHDLRSLVAQTALDNGANIYDVSALLAHSNIATTEKRYVDKNKDHAQKALDKFTSATNLLLNEEIIDVEVEDDHYLTIKKLYPNATDEQIKKAMNILEPIKIQ
- a CDS encoding Fic family protein, which gives rise to MKENIIKWIWQHKDYPNFKYNKSQLTDLLTKIEYNRGILDGISKLFSSDDIVKMEIETLTNEAINTSLIEGEILKRESVHSSFRKKLDKDFDARNDKYSTVATDNLVEILIDSNLNKSDLIIDRLHGWHNCLFEHTQYSKLNKIDIAKFRSHSDMEVISGAIGHEKVHYKAIPVENIKEDIKNFLKYCNESSENIYIKAAIVHIWFVIIHPYDDGNGRIARAITDYVLSKNSSNTQFKLYSISTAINKDRKAYYNILDKTTNLFLNKEFDLTPWLIWHLNILNNAMKEALKDIEYLIQKTKFWDKHRNKALNERQIKVLNKILDVGNDNFEGGLNTKKYISLTKISKATAVRDITALVEFGCIKQIFGTAGRNVRYEINL
- a CDS encoding helix-turn-helix domain-containing protein, encoding MKHIDEIDDTYINNYHKIIGENVKRIRKEKGLSQLDLSHRIGHKSVSIISCAEINHKNNRFNIEHLLKIAYVLEVDVCEFFRK
- a CDS encoding restriction endonuclease; protein product: MPIPTHDELRLPALKLLKEKGLLKLKEFEIPLSKNFNLTEEELNQMYESGNAKMFYDRISWALSYLNMSGLVSKPKRAYYEITEDGNKILNNPDKINEYIAEQIRIRNQDKNNLPNQNLQTENLNISISDMTPSETIELSFEKIKNKIYNDILDTIISKTPREFEKLVVTLLQKMGYGGEIQNSGEVTQYTNDNGIDGIIKEDVLGFGRIYIQAKRYQRDNKIGREDLNKFVGALAVAQSNKGVFITTSSFNKNAIEYVNKLNNSTTLVLIDGEQLAKYIYDYSLGMQTEQIIEIKKLDSDFWDVMEDDNSI
- a CDS encoding restriction endonuclease, whose translation is MLKIKFDRLDYQELAVNSISDVFKNIAFKPNDNKKSNPSFDLQASKSTLVNNITKVRELNKVNIGDTSIKDELVIDTLMETGTGKTFTFLESIYRLNRDYGLCKFIILVPSNPIRQGTIKNINITKEFFTKEYGKQISVYNYSEKTVLNYINASSQNISVLVSTYQSFNKATNSINKNKIEQTLIGRSRSYMQAIGHLRPVIIIDEPHRFEGKQTAKYLKEFNALFTLRFGATFKGDEYKNLIYTLDSVDAFSRGLVKAITVDTVGNENVDNHTIGLKEVKGTNQKDYVAKIEYKDINFKPKPTELKHGENLGEKVGIEYLNSYIVEKITKNEVIFTNGISILLGESESYGVLLDEMQKVIVDTAIKNHFEREEELFKLNIKSLCLFFIDRVDKYLTDEGINGKLALLFETLYLKNLEQILKKDNLDEDYKKYLLKTKDSVKEVHSGYFAKSKKEGDEAEAIELILNKKEELLSFDSDLRFIFSQWALQEGWDNPNVMTLCKLAPSNSEISKLQQIGRGLRLAVNQEGKRITRDDSHFEFVNELFVVVPSTESDFVSSIQKEISQNSVRQVSKLFNEDVMTQNHIASTPRAAVKLLDELEEKGFITIDEDDMSEISISKEEYSLRSKELELLEVKGCDSKKLKEYFDSFFKTSNRIKAKDRSGKKDKGKIKIHQENFKKFKALWDNLNYDAVVKYDIDSDTLIKSAIVKIDANFEINGQDIIIKRDKNVEDKAKHDNQNDTVTVETHSIFTLYEFIKALANNTKLSMQTIAKVLGGIQKEKFELIPQNENVALKKIEEQLISAIYETIINKISYDLKEIRANNLGEFILEGSLGGETYKIKSKNVRERSIYDEDFMEVDSKIEKTTIDESTHKQIIVFGKLPKVNIPTAHGRHYNPDFGYVIETDDKKELYFVVETKGYDTFSEISDKEKLQIKSAEAFFKKLREMGVNVEYQTKLNSPGLSQIISDILKNNDL